A genomic segment from Leptolyngbya boryana PCC 6306 encodes:
- a CDS encoding DUF2171 domain-containing protein has protein sequence MDISKVYADLAVYAEGPGGLEGASDVHFGTVEQVEAGKYIKLKKLDSPDGRSHWLPISWVRAVDESAVFLNKTADEALAGLINEAPTEG, from the coding sequence TAAGGTCTATGCAGATTTAGCAGTTTATGCCGAAGGACCTGGCGGACTAGAGGGCGCGTCAGATGTGCATTTTGGAACAGTAGAGCAAGTTGAAGCTGGAAAATACATCAAACTCAAAAAGCTCGATTCTCCAGATGGGCGATCGCATTGGCTTCCGATCAGTTGGGTTCGCGCAGTCGATGAAAGCGCAGTATTTTTGAACAAAACTGCCGATGAAGCTCTCGCCGGATTGATAAATGAAGCCCCGACCGAAGGTTAG
- a CDS encoding AAA family ATPase encodes MDDLFQEIEALVDQGFEGLLDIVRVIEGREPREPEFRVNQPENVDRSSPTDERQSFFSENTVLSTPSSEESVQPTLAGVGGLSSVLRELRELVELPLKRPNVLAALGLEPTTGVLLTGPPGTGKTLTARALATDLDVNYIAIVGPEVIGKYYGEAESRLRSIFQKAARSAPCIIFIDEIDSLAPDRSKVEGEVEKRVVAQLLSLMDGFAKTKGIIVLAATNRPDHLDPALRRPGRFDREIAFRVPDRGGRLEILEILTAMMPLHESVDLNAIADLSGGMVGADLKALSQKAAYLALRRLLPSLDSPMPAQMSVTQVDFLEAIRHIKPAVLRSIEIEAPKVTWDAIGGLDHIKQTLQDSVEGALLYPELYDHTKAKAPRGILLWGEPGTGKTLLAKAVAAQARANFIAVNGPELLSKWVGASEQAVRELFTKARQASPCVVFVDEIDTLAPARGRYQSDSGVSDRVVGQLLTELDGLHDCTNVLFVGATNRPETLDPALLRAGRLDLQLKVDLPDHMSRLAILHVHNRDRPLEEVELDSFAAQTEGWNGADLALLSNQAALEAVRRYRTQGMNDPTCLRITMDDFTIAYQRLLLQREMAR; translated from the coding sequence ATGGATGATTTATTCCAAGAGATTGAAGCACTGGTTGATCAAGGCTTTGAAGGATTGCTAGATATTGTGCGAGTGATCGAAGGACGAGAGCCGAGAGAGCCTGAATTTCGCGTGAACCAGCCCGAAAATGTCGATCGCAGCTCCCCAACTGATGAAAGGCAATCTTTCTTTAGCGAAAATACAGTTCTGAGTACACCATCGAGCGAGGAGAGTGTACAGCCGACCCTTGCAGGTGTAGGGGGATTGTCTAGCGTACTGCGAGAGCTACGCGAACTTGTCGAGCTTCCGCTCAAGCGTCCTAATGTATTAGCCGCTCTCGGATTAGAACCGACGACAGGCGTGTTGCTGACAGGACCACCCGGAACTGGAAAAACTCTCACTGCACGTGCTTTAGCCACAGATCTCGATGTGAACTACATTGCGATCGTGGGTCCAGAAGTCATCGGAAAATACTACGGAGAAGCCGAATCTCGACTGCGCAGCATTTTTCAAAAAGCAGCACGGTCTGCTCCTTGTATTATCTTTATCGACGAAATTGATAGTCTTGCTCCCGACCGTTCTAAAGTCGAAGGCGAGGTCGAAAAGCGGGTCGTGGCGCAACTCTTGAGTCTAATGGATGGGTTTGCTAAGACAAAAGGAATTATTGTCCTAGCTGCAACCAATCGCCCGGATCATCTTGACCCTGCGTTACGTCGTCCAGGTCGGTTCGATCGAGAGATTGCATTCCGTGTGCCTGATCGCGGTGGGCGCTTAGAAATTCTTGAGATTTTAACGGCAATGATGCCCCTGCACGAATCCGTGGATCTCAATGCGATCGCGGATTTATCTGGAGGTATGGTTGGTGCAGATCTCAAAGCACTCTCTCAAAAAGCAGCTTACTTAGCACTGCGGCGACTGTTGCCGAGCTTGGATAGTCCGATGCCTGCACAGATGAGTGTGACGCAGGTTGATTTTCTAGAAGCAATTCGACACATTAAGCCTGCGGTACTGCGATCGATTGAAATCGAAGCACCGAAAGTTACCTGGGATGCGATCGGCGGACTGGATCACATTAAACAAACGCTACAAGACTCTGTAGAAGGCGCATTGCTCTATCCTGAACTGTATGATCATACTAAAGCGAAAGCACCACGCGGAATTTTGCTATGGGGCGAACCTGGAACAGGTAAAACGCTTTTGGCGAAAGCGGTTGCGGCTCAAGCTCGGGCAAACTTCATTGCAGTGAATGGACCTGAATTGCTGAGTAAATGGGTTGGAGCCTCAGAACAAGCAGTGCGAGAACTTTTCACAAAAGCGCGTCAGGCATCTCCCTGCGTTGTTTTTGTCGATGAAATTGATACGCTTGCGCCAGCACGCGGGAGATATCAAAGCGATTCAGGAGTGAGCGATCGCGTTGTCGGTCAACTACTCACAGAACTCGACGGCTTGCATGACTGTACGAATGTGCTCTTCGTCGGAGCCACAAATCGCCCGGAAACCCTCGATCCTGCTTTACTGAGAGCAGGACGATTAGATTTGCAACTCAAAGTAGATCTCCCCGACCACATGAGTCGCCTCGCTATCTTGCACGTGCATAATCGCGATCGCCCGTTGGAGGAGGTAGAGTTGGACTCATTCGCTGCCCAAACAGAAGGCTGGAATGGGGCTGATCTAGCGCTGTTAAGCAATCAAGCAGCATTAGAAGCAGTGCGCCGCTATCGTACTCAAGGCATGAATGATCCGACCTGTTTGAGGATTACAATGGATGACTTTACGATCGCCTATCAACGGCTTTTGCTTCAGCGCGAAATGGCTCGTTAA
- a CDS encoding cyclic peptide export ABC transporter has protein sequence MQLISFLFRSSRKLVSIAILTGFLSGASSAGLIALISRALGNGAVSQIAWAFVGLAIVSLITSVISQMVLIQLAQDAVFKLRLQLSRQILSSELRHLEQLGNARMMATLTEDVQAVATAVSSFPFLCIDLATVVGCFVYIGSLSWVVFAMVMGLFFFAFATCQWMLNQARRRMVFAREDQDVLFRHFRSITDGIKEMKLHYPRRQVFLRDELETASASFRRHNIHALVLFASAGSWGKLIFFFAIGFVMFALPGIVSIPPETLSGYVLTFTYLMLPLDKMVLKLPILSQASVSLQKIDMLGLSLKQKAESTTIPSTVQTWNRLELKSVTHSYYQSEDTKFTLGTIDLTLNAGEIVFIVGGNGSGKSTFAKLLTGLYAPETGTILLDGEPITEHNREWYRQHFSTVFADFYLFDRLLGLDASDEDAQRYLQQLQLEHKVQVVDGRLSTTELSQGQRKRLALLTAYLEDRPIYLFDEWASDQDPIFRELFYTEFLPKLKHRGKTVWVISHDDHYFQFSDRVIKLDYGKVEYDRVTSEHP, from the coding sequence ATGCAATTGATTTCATTTTTGTTCCGCTCATCTCGTAAATTAGTGTCGATCGCGATTTTGACGGGTTTTTTGAGCGGGGCGAGTAGTGCAGGATTAATTGCATTAATTAGCCGCGCCTTGGGCAATGGTGCCGTGTCACAGATTGCGTGGGCATTTGTCGGATTAGCGATCGTGTCGCTGATCACGAGCGTGATTTCGCAGATGGTGCTGATTCAGTTGGCGCAGGATGCAGTCTTTAAATTGAGATTGCAGTTAAGCCGACAAATTTTGTCGTCGGAGTTGCGGCATTTGGAGCAGCTTGGAAATGCGCGCATGATGGCAACTTTGACCGAAGATGTGCAAGCGGTCGCCACTGCGGTTTCTTCGTTTCCGTTTTTGTGTATCGATTTGGCGACAGTTGTTGGCTGTTTTGTTTATATTGGTTCGCTGTCTTGGGTTGTGTTTGCGATGGTGATGGGGTTGTTTTTCTTTGCATTCGCAACTTGTCAATGGATGCTCAACCAAGCTCGTCGTCGGATGGTATTTGCACGCGAAGATCAAGATGTGTTGTTTCGGCATTTTCGATCGATTACCGATGGCATCAAAGAGATGAAGCTGCATTACCCGCGCCGTCAGGTGTTTCTGCGCGATGAGTTAGAGACCGCTTCCGCGTCATTTCGTCGGCATAACATTCACGCTTTAGTGCTCTTTGCGTCGGCAGGAAGTTGGGGCAAGCTGATCTTCTTTTTTGCGATCGGGTTTGTGATGTTTGCCTTGCCAGGTATTGTATCGATTCCGCCTGAAACCTTGTCCGGCTATGTTTTGACGTTTACTTATTTGATGTTGCCATTGGATAAGATGGTGCTGAAATTGCCGATTCTGAGCCAAGCAAGTGTGTCATTGCAAAAGATCGACATGCTAGGTTTGTCCTTGAAGCAAAAAGCCGAGTCTACAACGATTCCCAGTACCGTTCAGACGTGGAACCGCTTAGAACTGAAAAGTGTGACGCATAGCTACTATCAGTCTGAAGATACGAAGTTTACTTTAGGCACGATCGATTTAACATTGAATGCAGGCGAGATTGTATTTATCGTTGGTGGTAACGGCAGCGGAAAATCTACCTTCGCTAAGCTTTTAACGGGATTATATGCGCCCGAAACTGGCACGATTTTACTCGATGGCGAACCGATTACTGAGCACAATCGAGAATGGTATCGACAGCATTTTTCAACAGTGTTTGCTGACTTCTACTTATTCGATCGCTTACTCGGCTTAGATGCGTCTGACGAGGATGCTCAGCGCTATCTTCAGCAGTTACAGCTTGAACACAAAGTTCAGGTTGTAGATGGAAGATTATCAACCACGGAACTGTCGCAAGGTCAAAGAAAACGGTTGGCATTGTTGACGGCTTACTTGGAGGATCGTCCGATCTATTTGTTCGACGAATGGGCTTCGGATCAAGATCCAATCTTCCGAGAACTGTTTTACACCGAGTTTTTGCCGAAATTAAAGCATCGGGGTAAAACGGTTTGGGTGATTAGTCATGATGATCATTATTTTCAATTTAGCGATCGTGTGATCAAGCTCGATTACGGCAAGGTAGAATACGATCGCGTGACTTCAGAACATCCTTAG
- a CDS encoding sensor histidine kinase — MTPSTSEFRSKLNVPVLAPGNVQTIQLESMLQDLPLYDFAAELDVLGTEVAEIFEQHPLLPGVILTENGRFLSLISRHRLLEYLLRPYGIDLFLEKPLRILQSYDRTVPLILSGDTPILTAAQQALRRPFDRLRDPIVVRLGADQYRILDPHELNIAYWQLRGIETQVRIERLQLQMLQSEKMASLGRLVDGVSHEILDPVSFIWGNLSHIAEYSRSLLEIIGAYEKCITDVPQKVIDLKEAIEFDYIREDLPKTLDSIKTGAERLSRLANSLQNFCHIDEVYPRPANLHDCLDSVLLLLKSRLSSDIQVTKNYGHLPPVPCFISQLSQVFMNILNCSIDTLLNQAAYREQNPDLVSSDAPQIRISTEVCSIDGTGQRWVAIQIADNSSEMSIEIQRQLMQAFSTELTKETSLATSYRIVTARHSGIFRVYCDISPRLRGTVFEILLPLN; from the coding sequence ATGACACCATCTACATCTGAGTTTCGATCGAAACTAAACGTTCCCGTGTTGGCTCCCGGAAACGTACAGACAATTCAGCTCGAATCGATGCTACAAGATTTGCCTCTGTATGATTTTGCGGCAGAGTTGGACGTTTTGGGAACGGAGGTGGCTGAGATCTTTGAGCAGCATCCGTTACTCCCAGGGGTAATTTTGACTGAAAATGGGCGCTTTTTGAGCCTGATTTCCCGCCATCGTCTGTTGGAATATTTGCTCCGTCCCTACGGAATTGACCTGTTTCTTGAGAAACCGTTGCGGATTTTACAGAGTTACGATCGCACAGTGCCGCTGATTCTCAGTGGCGACACTCCGATTCTCACCGCTGCCCAACAAGCCTTGCGTCGTCCGTTTGACCGACTGCGCGATCCGATTGTCGTGCGTCTCGGTGCAGATCAATACCGAATTCTCGATCCACATGAATTAAATATTGCCTATTGGCAACTGCGCGGTATTGAAACCCAAGTCAGAATCGAACGCCTCCAGCTTCAAATGCTCCAGAGCGAGAAAATGGCAAGTTTGGGACGCTTGGTCGATGGAGTGTCTCACGAAATTCTCGATCCCGTCAGTTTTATCTGGGGAAATTTGAGTCATATTGCCGAGTACAGCCGCAGTTTGTTGGAAATTATCGGCGCTTACGAGAAATGTATTACGGACGTTCCCCAGAAAGTGATTGATCTCAAAGAAGCGATCGAGTTCGATTATATTCGCGAAGATCTGCCCAAAACGCTAGACAGCATCAAAACTGGAGCCGAGCGTCTCTCCCGTCTTGCCAATAGCTTGCAGAATTTCTGCCATATCGATGAAGTGTATCCGCGTCCAGCCAATTTACATGACTGTCTCGACTCGGTGCTGCTGCTGCTGAAAAGCCGCCTGTCGAGCGACATTCAAGTCACGAAAAATTATGGACACCTGCCGCCAGTGCCTTGCTTCATTAGCCAACTGAGCCAGGTGTTTATGAATATTTTGAATTGTTCAATCGATACGCTGCTGAATCAAGCTGCATACCGAGAACAAAATCCTGACCTAGTAAGCTCTGACGCTCCACAAATTAGAATTTCAACCGAAGTTTGCTCGATCGATGGAACTGGACAGCGTTGGGTTGCGATTCAAATCGCAGACAACTCAAGCGAAATGTCGATCGAAATTCAACGTCAACTCATGCAAGCCTTTTCTACCGAACTCACGAAAGAAACCAGTCTTGCGACAAGTTATCGAATTGTGACAGCAAGACATAGCGGCATCTTCCGAGTTTACTGCGACATTTCACCGAGATTACGGGGCACAGTGTTTGAAATTTTGCTGCCTTTAAACTAG
- a CDS encoding carbonic anhydrase: MSLTGLIQGVNSFHSNYFNDHRELFERLSGGQSPDVLFITCSDSRIDPCLITQAQPGELFVMRNVGNIIPSYGAASSAESAGIEYAVQALGIKDIIVCGHSHCGAMKGLLQIGTLAEQMPAVYDWLKRHGEATRRVVQDNYAGIEPEKLLKIAIEQNILTQIENLETYPAIRSKLHAGKLNLHAWMYEIETGTVFAFNAEKHRFMLMEKRSFPVPDPLITHIAS, encoded by the coding sequence ATGTCGCTGACCGGATTGATTCAAGGCGTAAACTCGTTTCACAGCAATTACTTCAACGATCACCGAGAATTATTTGAGCGGCTCTCTGGAGGACAATCTCCCGACGTTTTATTCATCACCTGTTCTGATTCACGCATTGATCCCTGTCTGATCACCCAAGCCCAACCCGGTGAACTGTTCGTGATGCGCAATGTCGGCAATATTATTCCGTCTTATGGAGCAGCGAGTAGTGCGGAATCAGCCGGAATCGAGTATGCAGTGCAGGCGTTGGGCATCAAAGACATTATTGTCTGCGGGCATTCGCACTGTGGGGCAATGAAAGGATTGCTGCAAATTGGCACGCTGGCTGAACAAATGCCTGCTGTTTATGACTGGCTCAAACGCCATGGAGAAGCGACCCGTCGAGTCGTACAAGATAACTATGCAGGAATTGAGCCAGAGAAATTATTGAAAATCGCGATCGAACAAAACATCCTCACCCAAATCGAAAACCTTGAAACCTATCCGGCAATTCGCTCCAAACTCCATGCAGGTAAGTTAAACCTTCATGCCTGGATGTATGAGATCGAGACGGGCACTGTATTTGCCTTTAATGCAGAGAAACACCGTTTCATGTTGATGGAAAAGCGATCGTTCCCCGTCCCCGACCCATTAATCACGCACATCGCAAGCTAA
- a CDS encoding AIM24 family protein, translated as MTENNLPFHVVHSVTRGGTTFELLEYKPLAGSETLAIAEQLHVLNKAGVHLRQLRVRLDKDGIRTEPGALQFSKGRIEMESSTGMGEGVGGLVKGALAAARTGETMFKPLYSGTGEIYLEPTFGHYWFMQLNNQTLYADQGLFCCSENSIQVGAHRVESFSARVAGGEGRYQTKVMGTGIVVFRIPVPLSEIMELTLENETLQVDGSFALLRTSGIQFSVEKASNSLMGAMTSGEGFLQTFRGTGRVWIAPTQSVYQRMAGLGVTRLT; from the coding sequence ATGACTGAAAATAATTTGCCTTTTCACGTCGTTCATAGTGTGACTCGTGGTGGCACGACGTTTGAATTGTTGGAATATAAACCACTGGCGGGAAGTGAAACCCTTGCGATCGCGGAGCAACTGCACGTTCTGAACAAAGCAGGCGTGCATTTACGCCAGTTACGAGTGCGCTTAGACAAAGATGGAATTCGCACAGAACCGGGAGCACTGCAATTTAGTAAAGGTCGGATTGAGATGGAAAGCTCAACCGGAATGGGAGAAGGGGTTGGAGGACTCGTCAAAGGCGCACTGGCAGCAGCACGTACGGGTGAAACGATGTTCAAGCCGTTGTACAGTGGCACGGGTGAAATTTACTTAGAACCCACCTTTGGACATTACTGGTTCATGCAGCTAAACAACCAAACGCTGTATGCGGATCAGGGATTGTTTTGCTGTAGTGAGAATTCCATACAAGTTGGCGCGCATCGGGTTGAAAGCTTTAGCGCACGAGTTGCAGGTGGAGAAGGACGCTATCAAACGAAGGTGATGGGCACAGGAATTGTCGTGTTTCGGATTCCTGTCCCGTTAAGCGAGATTATGGAATTAACATTAGAGAATGAAACCCTGCAAGTCGATGGGTCGTTTGCGTTGTTGCGAACCAGTGGAATTCAGTTCAGTGTGGAGAAAGCCTCGAACTCTCTGATGGGAGCTATGACGAGTGGTGAAGGATTTCTGCAAACGTTCCGAGGAACAGGGCGCGTGTGGATTGCTCCGACGCAATCGGTCTATCAGCGAATGGCAGGATTAGGAGTGACTCGTTTAACTTGA
- a CDS encoding ABC transporter permease, with protein MGKLRVRQVPLLEIFSMAVEALWSNRLRTSLTMLGVIIGIASVITVTSVGQGVQKATEQQIQALGTNVMLVLSGVARSGGISQGAGSASTLTFEDAQAVGKQAPAAAGVTAYLQRGGQVVYGNQNTSTSILGVDLNYPDVKEIQPQEGQFFTQDDLVNATSVVVLGSAVRDTLFASGERAIGANIRIQNGRYTVVGVAESKGSVGGQDQDDRVYIPLTNMSARIVGNNSLNGRAISGFWVKANSQEELEAAQFQVTNLLRVRHNIYPPKPDDFRISNQVDIINTFSSVVGLFTVLVSAIAGISLIVGGIGIANIMLVSVVERTREIGVRKAIGATNQAVLSQFLTEAILVSLMGGAIGVAVGLGLAFAASTAFSFPFIISGVAIAAGLTLALGVGLVAGVIPARNAARLDPITALRSE; from the coding sequence ATGGGAAAACTTCGAGTCAGACAAGTGCCACTGCTAGAGATCTTCAGCATGGCAGTAGAAGCCTTGTGGAGCAACCGATTAAGAACGAGTTTGACGATGCTCGGTGTGATTATTGGCATCGCTTCGGTGATCACAGTGACTTCGGTTGGTCAAGGCGTGCAGAAAGCAACTGAACAGCAGATTCAGGCATTAGGGACAAATGTCATGCTGGTTCTGTCTGGGGTCGCTCGATCGGGCGGGATCAGTCAAGGAGCAGGTTCAGCGAGTACATTGACCTTTGAAGATGCTCAAGCCGTGGGGAAACAAGCTCCAGCAGCAGCAGGAGTCACTGCCTATTTGCAGCGGGGCGGACAGGTTGTGTATGGCAATCAGAATACTTCGACTTCAATCTTGGGTGTGGATTTGAACTATCCTGATGTCAAAGAAATTCAACCCCAAGAAGGACAGTTTTTCACTCAAGACGATCTGGTCAATGCCACTTCAGTGGTCGTCTTGGGCAGTGCAGTCCGGGATACCTTATTTGCATCTGGAGAACGAGCGATCGGAGCAAATATTCGGATTCAGAATGGGCGCTATACAGTCGTCGGTGTGGCAGAGTCAAAAGGATCAGTCGGGGGGCAAGATCAAGACGATCGCGTTTACATCCCATTGACGAATATGTCGGCGCGGATTGTGGGAAATAATTCGCTCAATGGTCGGGCAATTAGCGGGTTTTGGGTGAAGGCAAACAGTCAAGAAGAACTTGAAGCAGCACAATTTCAAGTCACGAATCTGCTGAGAGTTCGACATAATATCTATCCTCCCAAACCGGATGATTTTCGGATTAGTAATCAGGTGGACATTATTAATACATTTAGTAGTGTTGTGGGATTGTTTACGGTATTGGTGAGCGCGATCGCGGGGATTTCGTTAATTGTCGGCGGAATTGGGATCGCGAATATTATGCTCGTTTCGGTTGTCGAGCGAACTCGTGAAATTGGAGTCAGAAAAGCGATCGGGGCGACAAATCAAGCAGTACTGAGTCAGTTTCTCACCGAAGCAATTTTAGTCTCCCTGATGGGAGGCGCAATCGGGGTGGCAGTCGGTTTAGGCTTAGCGTTTGCTGCTTCAACGGCGTTTAGCTTTCCATTCATTATTTCTGGAGTCGCGATCGCGGCTGGACTCACTTTAGCGTTAGGAGTGGGATTAGTCGCCGGAGTAATTCCAGCGAGAAATGCGGCTCGACTGGATCCGATTACAGCATTACGCAGTGAGTAA
- a CDS encoding efflux RND transporter periplasmic adaptor subunit: MKQIVGGESVKDWIKTRPKIPKWLLWLGIAGLLGIGGYLGYQQYTASQRQESRRRVQTVTVDRVDTALTISANGTVQPAQSVNVSPKSSGVLRQLLVKEGDRVEAGQVLAYMDDSNLQGQLMQAQAQVATAQANVTKLESGNRPQEIAQAEAQLAAAQANLDKLVAGNRPQEIAQSRSQLAAAEANLQQAELNFNQNQRLFGSGALSQRELDTSRTALATARAQAEQAKQATNLQQTGTRPEDIEAARAQVEQLKQALSLQKEGARSEDIEAARAQLMNAQGQLKTVQTQINDTIIRAPFRGVVTRKFADPGSFVTPTTSSSDVSSATSSSILALAATNQIVAKVPETSIPRIKVGQTVTIEADAFPGKSFKGTVVQVANQSTVDQNVTNFEVKSAIDDRDNQLQAGMNVNVKFNIGKLENALVVPTVAIVRRAEGTGVLLAGQDRPRFQKITTGALIDDKTVVESGLKEGDRVLLSFPQGERPTSRTPSVFPGAPGSGAPGGGSRRGGG, translated from the coding sequence GTGAAACAGATAGTTGGGGGCGAGAGCGTGAAAGATTGGATTAAAACTCGACCAAAAATTCCAAAATGGCTATTGTGGCTTGGAATTGCCGGACTATTGGGCATAGGCGGATATTTGGGATATCAGCAATACACGGCTTCTCAACGGCAAGAATCGCGGCGAAGAGTGCAGACGGTGACCGTCGATCGAGTTGATACTGCACTAACCATTTCCGCCAACGGAACTGTCCAACCTGCTCAATCGGTCAATGTCAGCCCGAAAAGTTCGGGTGTGCTCAGACAATTATTAGTGAAAGAAGGCGATCGAGTTGAAGCAGGTCAAGTGCTTGCTTACATGGACGACTCCAACCTACAAGGACAATTGATGCAAGCACAAGCACAGGTTGCTACTGCTCAAGCGAACGTAACAAAGCTTGAATCTGGCAATCGTCCGCAGGAAATTGCTCAAGCCGAGGCGCAACTCGCAGCAGCCCAAGCCAATCTCGATAAATTAGTCGCGGGCAATCGTCCTCAAGAAATTGCTCAATCGCGATCGCAATTAGCCGCAGCCGAAGCGAACTTACAACAAGCTGAACTGAACTTTAATCAGAATCAGAGGCTCTTTGGATCTGGAGCATTGTCTCAGCGAGAATTGGACACCTCTCGAACCGCATTAGCGACTGCCCGTGCGCAAGCTGAACAAGCGAAACAAGCCACCAATTTGCAGCAGACAGGAACTCGACCTGAAGACATTGAAGCGGCGCGCGCTCAGGTTGAACAACTCAAGCAAGCATTGAGCTTGCAAAAGGAAGGGGCACGATCCGAAGACATAGAAGCCGCTCGTGCTCAGTTAATGAATGCTCAAGGACAGCTCAAAACCGTTCAAACTCAGATTAACGATACGATTATTCGCGCACCGTTCCGGGGAGTGGTGACTCGGAAGTTTGCTGATCCGGGTTCATTTGTTACTCCGACGACTTCAAGTAGTGATGTGAGTTCTGCGACCTCTTCTTCGATTCTGGCTCTTGCTGCAACCAATCAAATTGTGGCAAAAGTTCCAGAAACGAGTATTCCTCGAATTAAAGTCGGACAGACTGTGACGATCGAAGCAGACGCTTTTCCAGGCAAGTCCTTTAAAGGAACCGTTGTGCAAGTTGCTAATCAATCGACCGTGGATCAAAATGTCACGAACTTTGAGGTCAAGTCTGCGATCGACGATCGAGACAACCAACTGCAAGCAGGCATGAATGTCAATGTGAAATTTAATATTGGCAAGCTTGAAAATGCGCTGGTTGTGCCCACTGTTGCAATTGTTCGGCGGGCTGAAGGGACAGGCGTTTTACTAGCAGGACAAGACAGACCCCGATTTCAGAAAATTACAACCGGAGCTTTGATCGACGACAAAACAGTCGTTGAATCAGGATTAAAAGAAGGCGATCGCGTGTTGCTCAGTTTTCCGCAGGGTGAGCGACCCACTTCAAGAACACCCTCTGTGTTTCCAGGTGCGCCCGGTAGCGGCGCACCTGGTGGTGGCAGTAGACGGGGCGGAGGTTAG
- the bioA gene encoding adenosylmethionine--8-amino-7-oxononanoate transaminase, with product MADSPIWRPFTQMKTTPEPLKVKRGEGVWLELEDDRRILDCISSWWVTIHGHAHPKLAEALYQQANNLEHVIFAGFTHEPAEQLARKLLKHLPPQLTRVFFSDNGSTAVEVALKMAYQYWRNLGEERTTFITFDGGYHGDTIGAMSVGAGSTWWQKFRSLMFETALVPFPETYDGDLEVDRKEAEALAAIEQFLKQQTIIGIFIEPLVQGAAGMRMCRPQFLQALRKLADQYNVLLIYDEVMTGFGRTGELFACLKSSTAPDIICLSKGLSGGCLPLSVTVATEAIYQAFYQDDPTQAFYHGHSYTGNPLACATGVVSLELLEQNPDGYQKLESLHWKFLDRYLFSNPRLKQFRVCGTIAAMEVKTEEQSGYFNAIAPLLKAKFLESGFLLRPLGDTLYIMPPYCITADELETVYQVIDRTLKNL from the coding sequence ATGGCAGACTCTCCCATCTGGCGACCTTTTACTCAAATGAAAACCACTCCCGAACCGTTGAAGGTGAAACGGGGCGAGGGAGTTTGGCTTGAACTAGAAGACGATCGCCGAATTCTCGATTGCATTTCAAGTTGGTGGGTGACGATTCACGGACATGCTCATCCGAAACTTGCAGAAGCGTTGTATCAGCAAGCAAATAACTTAGAACACGTAATATTTGCCGGGTTTACACACGAACCTGCTGAGCAACTTGCTCGTAAGTTACTGAAGCATCTGCCACCACAGCTTACTAGAGTCTTCTTCTCCGATAATGGTTCTACCGCTGTTGAAGTCGCGCTGAAAATGGCGTATCAGTACTGGCGCAACTTAGGAGAAGAACGCACAACCTTCATCACATTCGATGGCGGCTACCACGGTGACACGATCGGCGCAATGTCAGTCGGTGCAGGCTCAACCTGGTGGCAAAAGTTTCGATCGCTGATGTTCGAGACAGCGCTAGTTCCCTTCCCTGAAACGTATGACGGAGATTTAGAAGTCGATCGCAAAGAAGCTGAAGCGTTAGCCGCGATCGAGCAATTTCTCAAACAGCAAACCATCATTGGGATCTTTATCGAACCCTTAGTTCAAGGTGCAGCCGGGATGCGGATGTGCCGCCCTCAATTCTTACAAGCATTGAGAAAGCTAGCAGATCAGTACAATGTGCTACTAATTTACGATGAAGTGATGACGGGATTTGGTCGCACTGGAGAGCTATTTGCCTGTCTCAAATCTTCAACCGCTCCCGATATTATTTGCCTGTCTAAAGGGCTGTCAGGCGGGTGCTTACCGCTCTCTGTAACCGTTGCAACGGAAGCCATTTATCAAGCCTTTTATCAAGATGATCCGACTCAAGCTTTTTACCACGGACATTCCTATACGGGGAATCCTTTAGCTTGTGCAACAGGTGTCGTGTCATTAGAGCTACTCGAACAGAACCCTGATGGTTATCAAAAATTAGAAAGCTTGCATTGGAAATTTCTCGATCGCTATCTCTTCTCAAATCCCCGCTTAAAACAGTTTCGAGTTTGCGGCACAATCGCAGCAATGGAAGTCAAAACTGAAGAACAATCGGGTTACTTTAATGCGATCGCACCTTTGCTCAAAGCTAAATTCTTAGAGTCTGGATTTTTACTACGTCCATTGGGTGACACTCTTTACATTATGCCTCCCTATTGCATTACTGCGGATGAGTTAGAGACAGTTTATCAAGTGATCGATCGCACCTTAAAAAACCTCTAA